The DNA region CGAAGAGCCAGAGAAGAGACAAGAGCAGGGGGAGAAGATACCTGCGGGCTTCAAAAAAGAAGACTGGCAAGCGATGTCAGATGAAGCCAAAAAGCAGATAAATGCTCTTCTTGCTGGGTTCACGCAGAAGACGAGCGAGTATGCGAAGTCACAGAAGCAAATCGAAGCCGTCTGGGAAGAACTTGAAAGGCAGGGAGTTGTAGACTTCATTGGCCGAATGCGTTCCAATCCCGATTTTCAGCGTGACCCGAAGGCGTTTCTTTCAAAAGTTGCCGAAGGAAAATTGCCGCAGCCCCATGAGAAATCCAAAAGTGAGGCTGATGAGTGGGATGACCAAGACATTGATGACAAGACAAAAAGTCGAATCATCAAAACGGAGGCAACGCTGGAGGAAATCCGCAAAAAAGTTGAATCTCTGGAGCAGGGGTTATCAAAGCGTGAGAAGATGGAGCTTCTCAGCGAGTTTGAGGCTGGTCTGGCCGAAATCGAGGAAATGGCCAAGAAAGAGGGCCTTGAGCTGACGGATGAGACGCGCGATAAAATCACGGACTACATCGCAGCGACAGGAGCGGATTTTCAAGACGCCTTCGAGGCGATATGTGGGCCCGAGATTCGCAAGTCTCTCAGAGTACAGATAGCAACGAAAACAGCGCAGGAAAAGCCTGCGACGGAGAAATCCAAATTCGTTGCCCCAAAGCTGCAAGGGCCAACTTCAAGTCCTACGATTGGTCCGAAAAGGCCAGCAGACCAAAGCAAAGTCTCCTTTTCGCGCGAGGATTTTCTCAAAACGATAGGAGCTACTTCTTGAGGATGTAAGAAATGGCAAACATAATCGGCGCTGTCCTTGCATCAGCTCAGGCAGGAGCGAGAGAGGACTTGGACGACAAAATTTTCGATGCTTCGCCATACGAGACACCTCTTCTTTCTTCCCTGCCAAGAGAGGATGCAAAGAATCAGAAACATGAGTGGATAGAAGACCAGATAACGGCCCTCACGGATACCATCAACGAGGGAGCAACGTTTTCTGCTTCTGATACCATACTTACGGTTTCAAATGGTGACCGCTGGACGCCCAACGATATCATCCTCTGTGAAAGCGAATACATGATGATAACGGCCGTGAGCGGCAACAACCTGACGGTGATCCGCGGCTGGGGTGGTTCAACGGCTGCGATTCATGCGGATGGCTCGACCTTGTACAAAATCGGCACAGCCATGATTGAGAGTGCGGATGCTCGAAGCGCGAATACCACAACGCGCAGCAGAGCCTACAACTACACTCAGATATTTGAACATACCGTTCAGGTATCTGGAACCACCTACGACTGTGTCTGGGTTGGTGGTCAACTATGGCTTACCGAGGTTGACAAGGAACTCAAAGAGCACGCACGCGAAATCAATCGCTGCCTCTACTGGGGCAGGAGAGTTGAGCCGACGTCAAGTGCCCGAGGCGGAATGGGTGGTCTGCGACAATGGATCACATCAGAAGCCATCAATAGGAATGGCACATGCACGCTCCAGCAGTACGAAACGTTCCTACGGGGCATAATTGAGAACGGTGGACACCCAAAGGTTGCAATGGCTTCTGCGCTGGGCCTTCAGGCCATCAACGGATGGAGCGAAGGCAAGCTTCAGACGTTCGGCGGAGACAAGCAATTCGGCGTGGCCGTCGGAAGGCTCATGACGTGTTTCGGAGAGCAGGAGGTCATTCTTGACTCGCAAGACCTGAACCTCGGCACGGACGACTATGCTGGCGAAATCTACGCGCTCCAGATGGATTTGCTGGCATTCTCGCAACTTCGCAAGACGAAGCTGGAAAAGCTCGCCAAAGCTGGGGACTACGAGTCGGGGATGATAATCACAGAATGCACCCTCCATCGAGCATGTGAGTATGCTCATGGGAGGCTCTACAATATCTCTGGCACGGCGTAGTCCTCGTTTGGGTTGAAATGGCAAGGAGCACTCACCGTGTGGGTGCTCCTCCCCTTATCAAAGTCATGACGATGATACTATCGCCAATAGAGAGTTTGGCCAAAGTTGGCCAAATCGAATATGACCCCTTCGGCAGGCCACTCGGCATTGTGACGATTTTTCGGCTTTTTTCGGACAAGTCGGGAAATATCGCGAATTACAAGGCAGTAGCTCCGAATTTCTTCAATCGAGATGCGAAGCTTTGGTTCAAGGCGACCGATGATTCCATTTGGATGCGAGGTTGTATAGAAAGGCAGAATGCGGCATACGAGCAGAACAAAAGCACAATTGCAAAGTGGCATAACGAGATGAGAGATTTCAGTTGGCCGCAAGCTGATATTGTTTTCATCGTTGGCCCCGGTCCTTCACTCAAAAAAAATGCTCACCAGCTGCGAAGGATTGCAGGAATAGAAGGCGTCGCCATCATAGGTCTCAATAGCGTTGCAAAAATTTGTCCTCAGGATTTGACCGACTTTATGACTGCCGATGCCTTAGTGCCATCCGACTGCTTTGAGAATTTGAGAGAATCAACTCGAATATGGGCTGGCATACAAAGCAATCCAGCGATATGTCAGAAAAATCCATTTTGGTGGGTAGGCGAAGAAAAATCCCCATTTTACGACCCAATCAAAAGAGAGTTCCCAAATCTGCCGACTCTTTTCACGGGACTTACGATTTCTCTTTCGGCTCTACATCTTGCGAAGAACATGGGAGCAAATACGGTTGTATTTGTCGGACATGATGCTTGCTGGTACGACCGGCGCGGAATGAAAACCGAGAGGAAAATCAAGGACATGAGGAATCTACCCTGCTGGACGGATGAAATCTATTTCTATTCGGCAGCCCATCTCATGGGCGCGATTTACTGGATGCTCGTCAACAAAGTCCGCGTGATAAATGCGACACAGCGAGGCTTGCTATGCGGTAGCTGGCGCAATCCCCCAGTATCGCTTGAACAAAAGAGGCTTTTCGAGGTTGTTGATGAGGTCAGAGCCAGTCATGGCATGGCCGAAAGGAAAACCGAGGAAATCGCTTGCTCTTCCTGAAACAAGAATCATCGAAGAGCAAGAAGAAAAAGTTCCTGATGAGGGCATTTTTTTTATAGAACAGCGCATTTCGACTGAGTGTGCTTATGTGGATAGAATAATGCTCGACCCCCTTCAGAAGAAGGAACTGGAGGAGCGCATGAGGCGCATAAGCGAATTTGGATACAACGATGATGAGGTGAAAAGAATCGCCGCTCGCGAATGGCGTGAAAGATATAAAGTCGTCAATGAAATCCAATGGGAGAGAATCTAAATGTATCATGGCATTCCATACTATGAGCTTCTCAAAAAAGTGCGCAGCGATGTGAACGAAGAAACCGCAACATTTTTTTCGGATGAGGAGATTCAACGATGGCTCAATGAATCCATGCTCATAATTGCCGACCATGCTGGGTATCCACTCAAGAAGCTTCAGTTGAATCTTGTCGATGGCACAGAATCCTATCGTGCAGATGAGGAATTCTACGCTGTCGAACATGCCTACTACGTCAAAAGCTCGAGCGAGAAGATACCTCTCACCTTGATTGACCTGATGATGGATGATGAAATCACAGGACAGGACAAGACGACCGAAGGCGACCCTGCGCATTATTTCCTTCGCGGAAACACAATCTATCTGCGCCCTGTTCCTGATGCCAATAGGACAAATGGTTTGGAAATATGGGCGAAATGCTATCCCGCACGCATGTTCAGGAATTATTCTACTGGCACAGTTTCAGTTGTTAACGGCGACCAAACTGTTACTGGCGCTGGGACATCATGGAGCAGCTTTCTCAACGCATATCAAGGCGCAGTTTTCGGAATCGGGACAGACCCGACAATCTGGTATGAGATAGGTTCTATCGCGAACGATACAAGCCTTGAGCTTCTGGATACATACCCAGGTCCATCGGCATCAGCACAGAGCTACATCATATCCGATGTGCCCGACATTCTTCCAGCAATGCATTCCTATCTGATTGACTATGCGGTAGCTCGATGCTTCGGGAAAGAAAGGACAACGATTGGCTTGTCTCAAGCAAGAATGAAGGCTTTTGAATACGGAGTTCCGAAGTCGCGCATCGCGCAGTTGCGCAAGGATGGAGAGGATAGAATTCACAGAATTAGAGACCGCGACAGCTATCCGAGTCGTAGGCATGACAAATTCGGGAATCTGTGATGCATAAAGTCCTCAAAGGTTTTCGTGGCTACAACGACACGATGGATGCCGACGCCGTCCGTCCATATCAACTTGCCAAAAACTCACAGAATGTCATTACTACAGACGGCGGTCTTGTGGAGACGAGACGAGGATTAACAGCTTTAGGAGCAACGTTGGGGGCGGGCGCGGTCGTTGGGGTTTATCGTGGTTACATGTGGGGACAAACAAGCAATGCCATATTCCGACTCGGAACGCCACTCACTCAAGATTCAACGCCACGACTCGTCGCTGTTGGCGGGACGACCTATGCGGCATGGACGGGGAGCGGATGGACGACATTGGGCACTGTGACGAGTGGCGCTATGCCATGCTTTGAGACTTTTGTTAGTGAGGAATACGATTACATCGTCCTCACTAATGGCACGAATGCGCCTCTCCGTTGGCGCGGCCAATTCGGGACAACGGCAGCCACATTCACAGCACCGACGCAAAGATTTGCTTTCGTTCAGGAATTCCAGCGCTTCCTATTCCTCTTGCGAGGTCAAACCGACCCGCGACTGATGAAATTCTCATCCGATGCCGATATGACGAATTGGCCCGCATACCATGAATACAGGATTGATGATGCCATAACAGGTGTCAAGAGATTTGCAGAAGCTCTCACAATCCATACAGAACGCGCAATATACACGTTGCGAGGAACGGGGATAGATACATTCACCCTCACCAAATCCATTGTAGCAAGTGGAGCGGTCGCACAAAATACCATTGTTGAGACCCCGTGGGGACTTTTTTACTTGGGCGCTGAAGGACCTTATCTCTGGCAAGGTGGTTCACAAGCCCAATATCTTGGTGGGGCTATCCAGTCACTCTTGGCCGATTTGAGTTTCGACTACCGGCACTTGAGTTCTGCAGCCCTCAAAGAAGGCCGATACATCTTTCTCTCGATGCCGATAGGCTCATCTCAAACATCCTGCAATCGCACGATTCGGCTTGATTTAGAGAGAGGGATTTGGGATGCACCGCAAACAACTGGATTTGCTTCTATGAGTCAAGCCGACCGAGGCGGAGACCCTAATCGCCTCTATGCAGGTGCAACTACTGGGGGTAAAGTCTATATTCTCGATGAGGGCACAAGTGATGACGGGGTAGCTATAGATGCCATCGCTGAATTCGTTGCGCAGGTTGACGATGCCAACGTGCGAAAAGCAAGATTCAGAAAATACAGAGTCTATGCGAAAGGAAATGATATCTTCAATATCACACCTTTGTATCGGGATGAGATAGACGCGACAAGGACGACAATGGGACCCATAGGCCTGACGACCGCCTATAATGAGCAAGACGTCAAAATCAATGGTGCGGCTCAGGGCAAATACCTTGTCCCTGGATTCAGATGTAATACGCTTGATGCGCGAATGACTATCAAGCATGTCGAATGCGAGTATGAGCCTTTTGGCGTAGAAAGATAGGAGGGTTTCAAAATGCCGCAGAAATTGTACCCGCTCGGTGGCAGAAGACAAGAGCATTTCCAAAGACTTGAAAGAATGGCAGCCGCGCAAATGGCGCGCCATCCCGGAAGGGCAGCATACGGCTATGGCGAGACGCAGCCAGATGAATTCGCGACAATAGGCGAAGATTACGAGGCGATCATCGCCCCCGAGTACGAAAGAGCTAAAAGGCGAGCGGGAGAAATCGCAGCCGAGGAAAGACGTCTCGCCGCACAGGAGATGAAGGCTCGTGGCTTCTATGGCGGAGGTCCCTGGGCACATTACATGGGAGAGCTTGGTCGCCGTCAGGCAATGCGACTTGAAGATATCGAACGCGAACGAAGATCCGAAATCGCAAGAATGAGGATGCAGGAACGACTTGCCGCAAGGGGCGGCGGAACAAGTCGGGATCTGTTTGAAAAGAGACGCAAGTACGCCCCAAAACAACTCGCATTCGATGAATGGGCGAATCAGATGCGAGCTCTGATACAGCAGGCTCTTGGTGGTGCACCCGTTCCAGCTGAAAGAGAGGGACAGGCTCCCATTTTCGGTAGAAGGAAAGACGGTTTGTGGGGCAGGTTATCAACAGGAGAGGAGATGCAGTTCGGATGGTAGAAGAGAATTGGGAACAGCAATATTTTGCAGAACCAGTCGCGCGTGGCGAACGGCTTCTTGAAGTCATCTCACGATTGCCCCGACTCATTGAAGCCGAACGGAAACGAAAATTCTATGTGGGCATTGGCGGGGGCATGATGTCACGAGAAGAAGCTGCCAAGCGGGTGATAAGTCCGATTGTTTCGGAGACGCTTGATTGGCAAAGACAGATGAGACAGGCTGCGGCACAAGCGGCCAAGTTTCTTGAAAAAGAACAAGAGCGAGAAGCCGAACAACAAGAGCGAGAAGCCGAAAGAAAGAGACTCGAAAGAGTCATAGAAAGTGAACGAATCTCTGCGAAAGAGATGATTGCACGGTTGAAAGGCGAGATGCCCCCGACAATACACCTTCCAAAAGAGGAACGCGCTATTTTGGAAAAAGAATGGGCAGAAGCGAAAAAGGCTTTTGAAGAAGAAGCCGAGACTCTTTCAGAAGAAAAGAAGGCGAAGGCCATAGGCGAGATGTTGACACGACTTACTGGTGAATATCATCCTGAAGCAACAGAAGCCGAGTTGCAGGAAGCAATGATACGGAAAAAAACTGGCGAAACTGCACAGGCCAAAATCGATACGGCTTTCCACATGATGCAAATCGGAATCGAACCAGATGAGATTGAGAGATATCTCAATGCCGAATTCACTCGAGAAGAAGTCGAAAGCTTACCGGTTGACCAAGCAAAGAAAGTGTGGCCGATTGTGCGACAATACAGACGCAAGTGGGAAGTTTCGGGGGAACAAGCTCTAAGAAGAATGACCGAGGAACGTGAGGCAAGGAGCGCGGAAAGGACGGCCAAAGTCGAGAAAGTCATCAAAGAGGCTTTCGCTGAACCCGAAGTCTACGCGAGGATATGGGAAGCTGAACCCGGAATTTATCCAGATGTGCCGAGCGAGATCAAAGAAAAAGTCAAGGAAGTGGCTCGAGAGAGAACTCGTGAAGTAGTCCTCAAAGAACAAAAACCAGTTGTAGAAAGCATTCGGTCGCTAATGAAGCGATACCGCCTACGCAATGTCACCGAAAAAGACATGTACATCGAAGTCGGCGAAAATCTCAAG from Nitrospirota bacterium includes:
- a CDS encoding DUF5309 family protein, encoding MANIIGAVLASAQAGAREDLDDKIFDASPYETPLLSSLPREDAKNQKHEWIEDQITALTDTINEGATFSASDTILTVSNGDRWTPNDIILCESEYMMITAVSGNNLTVIRGWGGSTAAIHADGSTLYKIGTAMIESADARSANTTTRSRAYNYTQIFEHTVQVSGTTYDCVWVGGQLWLTEVDKELKEHAREINRCLYWGRRVEPTSSARGGMGGLRQWITSEAINRNGTCTLQQYETFLRGIIENGGHPKVAMASALGLQAINGWSEGKLQTFGGDKQFGVAVGRLMTCFGEQEVILDSQDLNLGTDDYAGEIYALQMDLLAFSQLRKTKLEKLAKAGDYESGMIITECTLHRACEYAHGRLYNISGTA
- a CDS encoding 6-hydroxymethylpterin diphosphokinase MptE-like protein, encoding MAKVGQIEYDPFGRPLGIVTIFRLFSDKSGNIANYKAVAPNFFNRDAKLWFKATDDSIWMRGCIERQNAAYEQNKSTIAKWHNEMRDFSWPQADIVFIVGPGPSLKKNAHQLRRIAGIEGVAIIGLNSVAKICPQDLTDFMTADALVPSDCFENLRESTRIWAGIQSNPAICQKNPFWWVGEEKSPFYDPIKREFPNLPTLFTGLTISLSALHLAKNMGANTVVFVGHDACWYDRRGMKTERKIKDMRNLPCWTDEIYFYSAAHLMGAIYWMLVNKVRVINATQRGLLCGSWRNPPVSLEQKRLFEVVDEVRASHGMAERKTEEIACSS